From Antennarius striatus isolate MH-2024 chromosome 9, ASM4005453v1, whole genome shotgun sequence, one genomic window encodes:
- the arid1aa gene encoding AT-rich interactive domain-containing protein 1A isoform X5 yields MAAQVASAATLNTNPPSELKKPDREPKEESAPGDKQSDKKQPGSDSGSPGRGEQDGADAGNAGGGGEPEMKNGNGNPPRANTSNQNDSVGSEVNNHIGLVHHHGPAFPPPSYGYSQHYGRAPFHQHGGQQSPGMAAAAGTAVQSNTMMDPYQPNSHEHGFSNHQFSSYNPFPNRTPYPGQPFAMSSPRSAQPPTAGGQPASVKQQTAAGGPAAMAGSYNNQRYSIGNPQPTSTPTLNKLLTSPSSTRTYSSYPSGDYSGPEGAGKGPSDMSSGSGLYGGSAPAWQQRSHLSSPLSPGGGGQPLARTQPPGPMDPMGKMRSQAYASGSPYSQQSQQGPPTGPQQGPTYPGQGYGPPGPQRYPAGMQGRTPGGMGGMPYAPQMGSFGQQGAGGYGSQGQPPYYGQPNQGPHPSQQQSPYSQTSQVQPGGQTPYPGQTHPLPTPATHTQGGPPYQQPLIPSQSQGPLSVPSQGAPQSQPPYSQASAPQSGQSLYAQQQGPPSQAPQQPNSQDAPGSQGQSNYPGTTQGPQQPPSQQQQAPSQPPQQPLGQSQHPQGQPAAYPQNAQQQQQQQAQQSPYQRFPPPPPQDLSGSIDDLPIGAEGALSPSVNASGVSSSQGEQSNQAPSPFSPHTSPHLPGIRGPSPSPAGSPASAGTPRAGPLSPANIPGTQMPPRPSSVQSDGSLHPTMSQSPMAQDRGFLQRNHQMPPYSSPQSGSALSPRQASAGQMHPGMGPYQQNNSMGGYGQQGGQYGPQGYPRQPGYGSMPNSNYPGQGIGPMNPLSGQGGGPPYTGMPPGRIPPGQMGTRPYGPGMGPNLVSNMGPNMPPNMSNMPPQVGSGMCPPPGMNRKPQEPAAMQHPAANSMHNRMPGYTSMSPGMMGSGPPYGPPMNNMPGMMNTQGGSPYPMGPNLANNSGGVAPSPEVNNKMNNKVDGSVTPKPESKSKKSNSSTTTNEKITRLYELGPELDRKIWVDRYLAFIDEKAMGMSNLPAVGRKPLDLFRLYMSVKEIGGMAQVSKNKKWRDLASTLNVGTSSSAASSLKKQYIQCLYAFECKIERGEDPPPEIFTDNKKNQAAKVQPPSPASLCSTAGSGSLQGPQTPQSTSSSMAEGGDLKPPTPASTPHTQMPPMPTGPRSSVNLQDPFSEGNDPAFPRKNMTPNSAYQSGMSTPDMQGRTNYESNKDPFSNMRKVGEQFLPANQGPNSGMVDQQQQQPPPPPPQQQQQQQQQQQQQQQQQQQQPPPPFNRGQPGVMGSMPMGPRQQYPFGAGYDRRSEQGIGPEGNMGSAAPQPNPMMSANADTGMYSPNRFPPQPPRHDSYGNQYPGQGTPPTGSYPNQQPGMYPQQQQSYKRPVEGGYPPSKRHEADYCGPFQAGQQQPQQQPGGASAPPSGQQETYNQYSSSGPYPSSERRPPGPGGQFPFPFGRERMQGATGPNAQPNMPPQMIPSGPEGPQGGMWQGPRDMNYQNYSSRQGGPGGPPQGPGYPGMNRSDEMMPSEQRMNHDGQWGGQMGPRQPPYGPAGPGQPMSRSVQSSYQPPQGVQNHIPQVSSPASMPRPMESRTSPSKSPYMHGVMKMQKAGPPVPASHIVPPPVQSPLIRRDMPFPPGSIEATHPVLKPRRRLTVKDIGTPEAWRVMMSLKSGLLGESTWALDTINILLYDDNSISTFDLNTLPGLLELVVEYFRRCLIEIFGILREYEVGDPGQRTLLDPDALNQDLGSTDEEEPKAEDIEQEEEEDEEEEDQETERSPHIKEEEEQEQCSGSQDQDGKAENEERKSKVTSSEHPGSLQSLAVDERPKQASKFDKFPLKLVRKKDPFVASQSNNHGKLQEFDSGLLHWSAGGGDSTEHIQAHFEPRRDFLMRRERIPVPPLLLRRRVQEEKSQEHCLATEEEKRKHCDEEEQPKERSSPEKAEYVQKARPLLPCEEERKMVSDTKTIEKGGKTHQDNNRPILSSGGLLSQKARQTGTILEDEPHSKDEGPLIALANWQDSLARRCICISNIVRSLSFVPGNDHEMSKHPGLLLLLGRLILLHHRHPERKQAPLTYEKDEDSDEGVGQRDEWWWDCLGLLRENTLVTLANISGKLDLSIYPESICLPLLDGLLHWAVCPSAEAQDPFPTLGPHSALSPQRLVLETLSKLSIQDNNVDLILATPPFGRLEKLYGNLVRLIGDRKIAVCREMAVVLLANLAQGDSTAARAIAVQKGSVGNLLGFLEDSLAATQLQQSQSTLLHLQGMHYESTSPDMMRRAARALHALAKVEENHLEFTLHESRLLDLSVSPLMNSLVSHVICDVLFLIGQS; encoded by the exons ATGGCCGCTCAGGTCGCCAGCGCCGCCACTCTTAACACTAACCCGCCTTCCGAACTCAAAAAGCCGGATCGAGAACCCAAGGAGGAGTCGGCACCGGGGGATAAGCAGTCGGACAAGAAGCAGCCGGGCTCGGACAGCGGATCTCCGGGCCGGGGGGAGCAAGACGGTGCCGACGCTGGAAatgcagggggaggaggggagccTGAGATGAAAAACGGGAATGGGAACCCGCCCAGGGCCAACACCAGTAACCAGAACGACTCCGTGGGCTCGGAGGTAAATAACCACATCGGGTTGGTGCATCACCACGGCCCCGCTTTTCCGCCACCTTCGTACGGATACAGCCAGCACTACGGCCGGGCCCCTTTTCATCAACATGGCGGACAACAAAGCCCTGGCATGGCAGCTGCTGCGGGTACAGCCGTGCAGTCGAACACCATGATGGACCCGTATCAGCCCAACTCACACGAACATGGGTTTTCTAATCACCAGTTTAGCAGCTACAACCCGTTCCCGAACAGGACTCCGTACCCCGGCCAGCCGTTCGCCATGAGCTCCCCTCGCAGCGCTCAGCCGCCGACAGCTGGGGGGCAGCCAGCGAGCGTGAAGCAGCAGACGGCAGCGGGAGGACCCGCGGCGATGGCCGGGTCTTACAACAACCAGAGATATTCTATCGGAAACCCGCAACCGACGTCCACACCGACGCTCAACAAGCTGCTGACGTCCCCCAGCTCCACACGGACATACTCCAGCTACCCGTCCGGCGACTACAGCGGCCCGGAGGGCGCCGGGAAGGGGCCGTCTGACATGAGCAGCGGCAGCGGGCTGTACGGAGGCAGCGCCCCGGCCTGGCAACAAAGAAGCCACCTGTCTTCGCCTCTGAGCCCCGGCGGAGGCGGACAGCCGCTCGCTAGGACCCAG CCACCTGGTCCCATGGATCCAATGGGAAAAATGAGAAGTCAAGCGTACGCGTCAGGCAGTCCGTACAGTCAGCAGTCGCAGCAGGGGCCTCCTACAGGCCCACAGCAGGGGCCAACTTACCCTGGCCAGGGTTATGGACCCCCTGGTCCCCAGCGATATCCAGCAGGAATGCAAGGACGTACCCCAGGAGGCATGGGTGGCATGCCCTACGCCCCACAG atGGGGTCTTTTGGACAACAGGGAGCTGGAGGCTACGGCTCCCAGGGCCAGCCACCATATTATGGCCAGCCGAACCAGGGGCCACACCCAAGCCAACAACAGTCCCCCTACTCCCAAACTTCACAAGTACAACCGGGTGGCCAGACCCCTTACCCAGGGCAAACCCACCCTCTGCCAACTCCTGCCACACACACCCAGGGAGGACCACCTTATCAGCAGCCCCTTATACCCTCACAGTCCCAGGGGCCGCTGTCAGTGCCATCCCAAGGCGCCCCCCAGTCACAGCCACCTTATTCACAAGCCTCGGCCCCACAGAGCGGCCAGTCTCTGTATGCCCAGCAGCAGGGTCCACCCAGCCAGGCCCCACAACAGCCAAACTCCCAGGATGCCCCTGGTTCACAGGGGCAATCCAATTACCCAGGAACCACACAGGGGCCGCAACAGCCCCCCTCACAGCAACAACAGGCACCGTCGCAGCCTCCACAGCAGCCACTGGGACAGAGCCAACACCCACAGGGCCAGCCCGCAGCGTATCCCCAGAatgctcagcagcagcagcagcagcaagcaCAACAGTCACCTTATCAGCGcttccctcctccacccccgCAG GACTTGTCGGGGTCCATCGATGACCTGCCCATTGGTGCAGAGGGGGCCCTGAGTCCCAGCGTGAACGCTTCAGGTGTGTCCAGCAGCCAGGGTGAGCAGAGTAACCAAGCTCCATCGCCTTTCTCTCCTCACACCTCTCCCCACCTGCCAGGCATCCGAGGGCCTTCCCCTTCCCCGGCTGGCTCCCCTGCTAGCGCCGGTACGCCGCGAGCTGGACCGCTGTCACCCGCCAACATACCAG GGACCCAAATGCCTCCCAGGCCGTCTAGTGTACAGTCAGATGGGAGTTTGCACCCTACAATGAGCCAGTCTCCAATGGCTCAGGACAGAG GCTTCTTACAGAGAAACCACCAGATGCCCCCTTACAGCTCCCCCCAGTCAGGATCTGCACTGTCACCACGTCAAGCCTCAGCTGGACAGATGCATCCTGGGATGGGTCCATATCAACAGAACAACTCCATGGGTGGCTATGGTCAGCAGGGAGGACAATATGGCCCCCAAG GTTATCCCCGACAACCTGGCTACGGCAGCATGCCTAACTCAAACTACCCCGGCCAGGGCATCGGCCCAATGAACCCCCTGAGTGGACAGGGTGGGGGGCCGCCGTACACTGGTATGCCTCCAGGGAGGATTCCTCCTGGTCAAATGGGCACACGCCCCTACGGCCCTGGTATGGGTCCCAATTTGGTCTCCAACATGGGCCCAAACATGCCTCCGAACATGAGCAATATGCCACCCCAGGTGGGTTCGGGAATGTGTCCACCCCCTGGCATGAACAGGAAGCCCCAGGAGCCTGCAGCCATGCAGCACCCGGCCGCCAACTCCATGCACAACAG GATGCCTGGTTACACCAGCATGTCTCCAGGCATGATGGGCTCCGGCCCACCTTATGGTCCTCCCATGAACAACATGCCTGGAATGATGAACACACAGGGTGGATCACCTTATCCAATGGGGCCAAACCTGGCCAATAACTCAGGGG GTGTGGCCCCCAGCCCAGAGGTGAACAATAAGATGAATAACAAAGTAGACGGCAGTGTAACACCCAAGCCAGAGTCCAAATCTAAG AAGTCCAACtcttccaccaccaccaatgAGAAGATAACACGCCTGTATGAGTTGGGGCCGGAGCTGGACCGTAAGATATGGGTCGACCGTTATTTGGCCTTCATCGATGAGAAAGCCATGGGTATGTCCAACCTGCCCGCTGTGGGACGCAAACCACTTGACCTCTTCCGGCTGTATATGTCTGTCAAAGAGATCGGAGGCATGGCACAG GTGAGCAAGAATAAGAAATGGCGTGATCTGGCCTCTACCCTGAACGTGGGAACGTCTAGCAGCGCTGCCAGTTCTTTGAAGAAGCAGTACATCCAGTGTCTTTACGCCTTTGAGTGCAAAATTGAGCGTGGCGAAGACCCCCCTCCTGAAATTTTTACAGACAACAAAAAGAACCAAGCTGCTAAGGTCCAGCCCCCCTCCCCAG CGTCCCTCTGCTCCACAGCTGGGTCAGGCTCTCTGCAGGGTCCTCAAACACCTCAGTCCACCAGCAGTTCCATGGCTGAGGGAGGAGACTTGAAACCTCCCACACCAGCCTCCACTCCTCACACCCAGATGCCCCCCATGCCAACTGGGCCCAG GAGCAGCGTTAACCTCCAGGACCCCTTCTCTGAAGGAAACGACCCCGCTTTTCCCAGAAAGAACATGACGCCAAACTCTGCCTACCAGTCTGGCATGAGTACGCCAGACATGCAGGGGCGCACCAACTACGAATCCAACAAGGATCCTTTCAGTAACATGAGGAAAG tCGGGGAGCAGTTTCTACCTGCTAACCAGGGTCCGAACAGTGGGATGGTGgaccagcaacagcagcagccaccgccaccaccaccacaacaacaacaacaacaacaacaacaacaacagcagcagcaacaacaacagcagcagcagcccccaCCTCCGTTCAACAGGGGACAGCCCGGAGTCATGGGCTCGATGCCAATGGGACCCAGACAGCAGTACCCTTTTGGAGCAGGCTATGATAGGAG ATCAGAGCAAGGAATAGGACCAGAGGGCAACATGGGATCTGCTGCTCCTCAGCCAAACCCGATGATGTCTGCCAATGCTGACACCGGGATGTATTCGCCAAATCGCTTCCCCCCACAGCCGCCACG GCATGATTCCTATGGTAATCAGTATCCTGGACAGGGAACACCCCCTACTGGCTCCTACCCAAATCAGCAGCCTGGAATGTACCCTCAACAGCAACAG AGTTACAAGCGTCCTGTGGAGGGGGGCTACCCTCCATCAAAGCGCCATGAAGCAGACTACTGCGGACCCTTCCAGGCTGgacagcagcagccacagcaACAGCCAGGAGGAGCCTCTGCGCCCCCTTCAGGACAGCAGGAGACGTACAATCAGTACAGCAGCAGTGGGCCCTACCCCAGCTCTGAACGCCGTCCACCGGGGCCGGGGGGTCAGTTCCCCTTTCCCTTTGGTCGTGAGAGGATGCAGGGAGCGACAGGGCCCAATGCTCAGCCCAATATGCCCCCTCAGATGATTCCGTCTGGTCCTGAGGGACCCCAAGGAGGCATGTGGCAGGGGCCCCGAGACATGAACTATCAGAATTACTCCAGCAGACAGGGTGGTCCTGGGGGTCCTCCCCAGGGGCCCGGTTACCCGGGCATGAACCGCTCAGACGAGATGATGCCTTCAGAACAGCGCATGAATCACGACGGCCAGTGGGGGGGTCAAATGGGACCCCGGCAGCCCCCTTACGGTCCAGCAGGACCCGGACAACCGATGTCTCGTTCGGTGCAGTCCAGCTACCAGCCTCCTCAGGGTGTGCAAAACCACATTCCACAGGTGTCCAGCCCGGCCTCCATGCCCCGCCCCATGGAGAGCAGGACATCACCAAGCAAATCTCCCTATATGCACGGAGTAATGAAGATGCAGAAAGCTGGCCCCCCTGTGCCTGCGTCTCACATAGTGCCCCCTCCAGTGCAGTCGCCTCTAATAAGGCGGGACATGCCTTTTCCACCGGGCTCCATAGAAGCTACTCATCCTGTCCTGAAGCCACGTCGGAGACTCACCGTCAAGGATATTG GAACACCAGAGGCCTGGAGAGTTATGATGTCATTAAAATCTGGTTTACTGGGTGAGAGTACCTGGGCTTTGGATACCATCAACATTCTTCTGTATGATGACAACAGTATTTCAACCTTTGATCTGAACACG TTACCTGGTCTACTGGAGTTGGTGGTTGAGTATTTCAGGCGCTGCCTCATCGAGATCTTTGGGATTCTGCGGGAGTATGAAGTGGGAGACCCTGGCCAGAGAACGCTACTTGATCCTGACGCCTTGAATCAAGATTTGGGAAGCACAGACGAAGAGGAACCGAAGGCGGAGGACATAgagcaagaggaagaagaggacgaggaagaggaggaccagGAAACCGAGAGGTCACCTCAtataaaagaggaggaggagcaagagCAGTGCTCTGGGTCTCAGGATCAAGATGGGAAGGCCGAGAATGAGGAGAGGAAAAGCAAGGTTACTTCAAGTGAACACCCCGGCTCGTTGCAATCCTTAGCTGTAGATGAGAGACCCAAACAGGCCAGCAAATTTGACAAATTTCCCCTGAAGTTGGTACGAAAGAAAGACCCATTTGTGGCTAGCCAGTCCAATAACCATGGTAAACTACAAGAGTTTGACAGCGGGTTACTTCACTGGAgcgctggaggaggagactCAACAGAACACATCCAGGCTCACTTTGAACCACGCAGAGACTTCTTGATGCGAAGAGAAAGAATACCCGTGCCCCCACTTTTACTTAGGCGACGAGTCCAAGAAGAAAAGTCGCAGGAGCATTGTTTAGCCAccgaggaggagaagaggaagcatTGCGATGAAGAAGAACAGCCCAAAGAGAGATCTTCCCCAGAGAAAGCAGAATATGTACAAAAGGCCAGGCCCTTGCTCCCAtgtgaggaggaaagaaaaatggtgtctgacacaaaaacaattgAGAAAGGTGGTAAAACTCACCAGGACAATAATAGACCCATTCTTTCCTCCGGGGGTTTATTGAGCCAGAAGGCTCGGCAGACTGGCACCATCTTGGAGGATGAGCCCCACAGTAAAGATGAGGGGCCTCTCATTGCACTGGCTAACTGGCAGGATTCTTTAGCTCGCCGCTGTATTTGTATCTCCAATATTGTCCGCAGTCTCTCTTTTGTGCCAGGCAACGATCACGAGATGTCCAAACATCcggggctgctgctgctactgggACGCCTGATCCTGCTCCACCACAGGCACCCGGAGCGCAAACAGGCTCCACTCACCTATGAGAAGGATGAGGATTCAGATGAGGGAGTGGGCCAAAGGGATGAGTGGTGGTGGGACTGCTTGGGGCTCCTGAGGGAGAACACATTGGTCACATTGGCCAACATCTCAGGCAAACTTGACCTCTCTATCTACCCTGAGAGTATCTGCTTGCCTCTGCTAGACGGTCTTCTTCACTGGGCGGTTTGTCCTTCAGCAGAGGCTCAGGACCCCTTCCCTACCCTGGGACCTCATAGTGCTTTGTCGCCTCAGAGACTGGTCCTCGAGACACTGAGCAAACTGAGCATCCAAGACAACAACGTGGACCTCATCTTGGCCACTCCACCATTTGGCCGTTTGGAGAAACTGTACGGGAACCTGGTGCGGCTAATCGGAGACAGGAAGATCGCAGTCTGCAGAGAGATGGCGGTGGTCCTGCTAGCCAACTTGGCCCAAGGTGATAGTACTGCTGCCCGTGCAATTGCTGTTCAGAAGGGCAGTGTTGGCAACTTGCTAGGATTTCTGGAGGATAGTCTGGCTGCCACACAGCTCCAGCAGAGTCAGAGCACTCTCCTGCACCTACAGGGGATGCACTACGAGTCCACGAGCCCGGACATGATGCGGCGAGCCGCTCGGGCGCTGCATGCCTTAGCAAAGGTGGAGGAGAACCACTTGGAGTTCACACTACACGAGTCACGGCTCCTTGACCTTTCAGTGTCACCGTTAATGAACTCGCTTGTTTCTCATGTAATCTGTGATGTACTCTTTTTGATTGGCCAGTCATGA